One window of Rasiella rasia genomic DNA carries:
- a CDS encoding response regulator transcription factor yields the protein MKKIYRIAVLDDHALIPEAIRALLTGQEKYQYTQGFKSSEALIEYLNNDNFIDVLLLDIQLDGEDGIHLCENLHGKFSDITIIMLSSNTQSAIVMDALKKGAKGFLPKNIDDITLIEALDETLSGKTYIHKEISLIPTITKTSQFDYIPKLTRREREVLKLILEEMTTSEIALTLHISASTVESHRASLFSKTGSKNVVGLIKFTLEKGLLSA from the coding sequence ATGAAAAAAATCTATAGAATAGCAGTATTAGATGATCACGCATTAATTCCAGAGGCGATAAGAGCGTTACTAACTGGTCAAGAAAAATATCAGTACACGCAAGGATTTAAGTCATCTGAAGCACTCATCGAATATTTAAATAATGATAATTTCATTGATGTTTTACTATTAGATATTCAATTAGATGGTGAGGATGGTATACATTTATGCGAAAATTTACACGGTAAGTTTTCAGACATAACTATTATAATGCTTTCTAGTAATACGCAAAGCGCCATTGTCATGGACGCTCTAAAAAAAGGAGCCAAAGGATTTTTACCTAAAAATATTGATGATATCACGCTAATTGAAGCTTTGGATGAAACTTTATCTGGAAAAACCTACATCCATAAAGAAATCTCCTTAATTCCAACGATAACTAAAACAAGTCAATTCGACTACATACCAAAACTTACAAGACGAGAAAGAGAAGTGCTAAAACTTATATTAGAAGAAATGACTACTTCAGAAATTGCGTTAACATTACATATAAGCGCAAGCACGGTTGAATCACATCGTGCAAGCCTTTTCAGTAAGACTGGTTCTAAAAATGTTGTAGGGCTTATAAAGTTTACGCTGGAAAAAGGTTTATTGAGTGCGTAA